The following proteins are co-located in the Gorilla gorilla gorilla isolate KB3781 chromosome 18, NHGRI_mGorGor1-v2.1_pri, whole genome shotgun sequence genome:
- the LOC115931102 gene encoding titin-like isoform X3 codes for MRVRWMLFWLLFLLLLEFISHQCISVINTLADHHHRGTDFGGSPWLDIIIEFPRSYKVVIILWTVYLWLSFLKTIFQSENGHDGSTDVQQRAWRSNRRRQEGLRSICMHTKKRVSSFPGNKIGRKDVITLWRHVKTKVRAKIRKMKVTTKINHHDKINGKRKTTKKQKMFQRAQELRRRAEDYHKRKIPPSARKPLCNWVRMAAAEHRHSSGLPHWPYLTAETLKNRMGHQPPPPTQQHSITDNSLSLKTRAECLVYPLPPSADDNLTTPPECFLTPLPPSAPPSAPPSADDNLKTPPLATQEAEAEKPPKPERQRAADVEPPPKPERRRAGDVQPSRKPERRRAADVQPSRKPERRRAADVQPSRKPERRRAADVQPSRKPERRRAADVEPAPKPERRRAAVDDKTPAEFLVYPLPPSADDNLETPLECLLTPLPPSPPSSADDKTPAEFLVYPLPPSADDDLEMPLECLLTPLPPSPPSSAPPSADDDLEMPLECLLTPLPPSLPSSAPPSADDDLEMPLECLLTPLPPSPPSSAPPSADDDLEMPLECLLTPLAPSPPSSAPPSADDETPAEFVVYPLPPSADDDLEMPLECLLTPLPPSPPSSAPPSADDDLEMPLECLLTPLPPSPPSSAPPSADDDLEMPLECLLTPLPPSPPSSAPPSADDDIEMPLECLLTPLPPSPPSSAPPSADDDIEMPLECLLTPLPPSPPSSAPPSADDETLAEFVVYLLPPSADDDLETPLECLLTPLAPSPPSSAPPSADDETPAEFVVYPLPPSADDDLEMPLECLLTPLPPSPPSSAPPSADDDLEMPLECLLTPLPPSPPSSAPPSADDDLEMPLECLLTPLAPSPPSSAPPSADDETPAEFVVYPLPPSADDDLEMPLECLLTPLPPSPPSSAPPSADDDLEMPLECLLTPLPPSPPSSAPPSADDDLEMPLECLLTPLPPSPPSSAPPSADDDIEMPLECLLTPLPPSPPSSAPPSADDDIEMPLECLLTPLPPSPPSSAPPSADDETLAEFVVYLLPPSADDDLETPLECLLTPLAPSPPSSAPPSADDETPAEFVVYPLPPSADDDLEMPLECLLTPLPPSPPSSAPPSADDDLEMPLECLLTPLPPSPPSSAPPSADDDLEMPLECLLTPLPPSPPSSAPPSADDDLEMPLECLLTPLPPSPPSSAPPSVDDDLEMPLECLLTPLPPSPPSSAPPSADDETLAEFVAYLLPPSADDDLEMPLECLLTPLPPSPPSSAPPSADDETPAEFVVYPLPPSADDNLETPLECLLTPLPPSPPSSADDKTPAEFLVYPLPPSADDDLEMPLECLLTPLPPSPPSSAPPSADDETPAEFVVYPLPPSADDDLEMPLECLLTPLPPSPPSSAPPSADDETLAEFVVYLLPPSADDDLETPLECLLTPLPPSSPSSAPPSVDDKTPDEFVVYPLPPSVDDNLETPLECLLTPLPPSPPSSADDKTPAEFLVYPLPPSADDDLETPLECLLTPLPPSAPPSVDDNLKTPPLATQEAEAEKPPKPERRRATDVEPPHKPERRRAADLESPLKPERRSGADAQPSRKPERRRAADLESPPKPERRSTADVQPSPKPERRSTADAQPSPKPERRSAADLESPPKPERRSAADAQPSPKPKRRSAADAQPSPKPERRSAADAQPSPKPERRSAADLESPPKPERRSAADAQPSPKPERRSAADLESPPKPERRSAADAQPSPKPERRSAAEAQPSPKPERRSAAEAQPSPKPERRSAAEAQPSPKPERRSAADLESPPKPERRSAAEAQPSPRPERRSAADLESPPKPERRSAADLESPPKPERRRAADAQASPKPERQSAADAQPSPKPERRSAADLESPPKPERRRAADAQASPKPERRSASDAQPSPKPERRRAADLESPPKPERWSAADAQPSPKPERQSAADAQPSLKPERRSAADAQPSPKPEMRSAAEAQPSPKPERRSAAEAQPSPKPERRSAAEAQPSPKPERRSAADLESPPKPERRSAAEAQPSPKPERRSAADLESPLKPERRSTADLESPSKPERRRAADAQASPKPERRRAADAQPSPKPERQRAADLESPPKPERRSAADAQPSPKPERRRTADLESPLKPERRRAADLESPPKPERRSAADAQPSPKPERQSAADAQPSPKPERRSAADAQPSPKPERRKAADLESPPKPERWRAADRERPRKPPRKPKRWRAADRERPRKPPRKPKRRSAAEAQPSPKPERRSATDAESPRKPKRRRAADVEPPHKPKRRRAADVGRPRKPPRKPKRRSAAKAQPPPKPERRSAADPQPPPKPERRSAADAQRSPKPERPSAAEAQPSPKPERRSAADLESPPKPERWSAADAQPSPKPERRSAADLQPSPKPERRSAADAQPSPKPERRSAADAQPSPKPERRSAAEAQPSPKPERRSAADAQPSPKPERRSAADLQPSPKPERRSAADAQPSPKPERRSAADAQPSPKPERRSAAELESPPKPERRSAADAQPSPKPERRSAAEAQPSPKPERRSAADAQPSPKPERRSAAELESPPKPERRSAAEAQPSPKPERRSAAEAQPSPKPERRSAADLESPPKPETRSAADLESPPKPETRSTADAQPSSKPERRSAADLESPPKPERQSAADAQPSPKSERRSAADAQPSPKPERRSAADAEPPRKPKRRRAADIEPSSPEPKRRRVGDVELPRKPKRPRAADVEPSLPEPKRRRVGDVELPRKRKRPQAADVEPSLPEPKRRRVGDVQPSSPGRKRRRLN; via the coding sequence GTCAGAATGGCGGCAGCGGAGCATCGTCATTCTTCAGGATTGCCCCACTGGCCCTACCTCAcagctgaaactttaaaaaacaggatGGGCCACCAGCCACCTCCTCCAACTCAACAACATTCTATAACTGATAACTCCCTGAGCCTCAAGACACGTGCCGAGtgtctggtctatccccttccaccctcagcggatgataatctcacgACGCCTCCCGAGTgtttcctcactcctcttccaccctcagctccaccctcagctccaccctcagcggatgataatctcaagacacctcccttagctactcaggaggctgaggcagaaaaaccacccaaacccgagagacagagggccgctgacgtggaaccaccaccgaaacccgagaggcggagggccggtgacgtgcaaccatcacggaaacccgagaggcggagggccgctgacgtgcaaccatcacggaaacccgagaggcggagggccgctgacgtgcaaccatcacggaaacccgagaggcggagggccgctgacgtgcaaccatcacggaaacccgagaggcggagggccgctgacgtcgAACCagcaccgaaacccgagaggcggagggccgcagtggatgataagacacctgccgagtttctggtctatcctcttccaccctcagcggatgataatctcgaaacgcctctcgagtgtctcctcactcctcttccaccctcacctccatcctcagcggatgataagacacctgccgagtttctggtctatccccttccaccctcagcggatgatgatctcgaaatgcctctcgagtgtctcctcactcctcttccaccctcacctccatcctcagctccaccctcagcggatgatgatctcgaaatgcctctcgagtgtctcctcactcctcttccaccctcacttccatcctcagctccaccctcagcggatgatgatctcgaaatgcctctcgagtgtctcctcactcctcttccaccctcacctccatcctcagctccaccctcagcggatgatgatctcgaaatgcctctcgagtgtctcctcactcctcttgcaccctcacctccatcctcagctccaccctcagcggatgatgagacacctgccgagtttgtggtctatccccttccaccctcagcggatgatgatctcgaaatgcctctcgagtgtctcctcactcctcttccaccctcacctccatcctcagctccaccctcagcggatgatgatctcgaaatgcctctcgagtgtctcctcactcctcttccaccctcacctccatcctcagctccaccctcagcggatgatgatctcgaaatgcctctcgagtgtctcctcactcctcttccaccctcacctccatcctcagctccaccctcagcggatgatgatatcgaaatgcctctcgagtgtctcctcactcctcttccaccctcacctccatcctcagctccaccctcagcggatgatgatatcgaaatgcctctcgagtgtctcctcactcctcttccaccctcacctccatcctcagctccaccctcagcggatgatgagaCACTTGCCGAGTTTGTGGTATAtctccttccaccctcagcggatgatgatctcgaaacgcctctcgagtgtctcctcactcctcttgcaccctcacctccatcctcagctccaccctcagcggatgatgagacacctgccgagtttgtggtctatccccttccaccctcagcggatgatgatctcgaaatgcctctcgagtgtctcctcactcctcttccaccctcacctccatcctcagctccaccctcagcggatgatgatctcgaaatgcctctcgagtgtctcctcactcctcttccaccctcacctccatcctcagctccaccctcagcggatgatgatctcgaaatgcctctcgagtgtctcctcactcctcttgcaccctcacctccatcctcagctccaccctcagcggatgatgagacacctgccgagtttgtggtctatccccttccaccctcagcggatgatgatctcgaaatgcctctcgagtgtctcctcactcctcttccaccctcacctccatcctcagctccaccctcagcggatgatgatctcgaaatgcctctcgagtgtctcctcactcctcttccaccctcacctccatcctcagctccaccctcagcggatgatgatctcgaaatgcctctcgagtgtctcctcactcctcttccaccctcacctccatcctcagctccaccctcagcggatgatgatatcgaaatgcctctcgagtgtctcctcactcctcttccaccctcacctccatcctcagctccaccctcagcggatgatgatatcgaaatgcctctcgagtgtctcctcactcctcttccaccctcacctccatcctcagctccaccctcagcggatgatgagaCACTTGCCGAGTTTGTGGTATAtctccttccaccctcagcggatgatgatctcgaaacgcctctcgagtgtctcctcactcctcttgcaccctcacctccatcctcagctccaccctcagcggatgatgagacacctgccgagtttgtggtctatccccttccaccctcagcggatgatgatctcgaaatgcctctcgagtgtctcctcactcctcttccaccctcacctccatcctcagctccaccctcagcggatgatgatctcgaaatgcctctcgagtgtctcctcactcctcttccaccctcacctccatcctcagctccaccctcagcggatgatgatctcgaaatgcctctcgagtgtctcctcactcctcttccaccctcacctccatcctcagctccaccctcagcggatgatgatctcgaaatgcctctcgagtgtctcctcactcctcttccaccctcacctccatcctcagctccaccctcagtggatgatgatctcgaaatgcctctcgagtgtctcctcactcctcttccaccctcacctccatcctcagctccaccctcagcggatgatgagaCACTTGCCGAGTTTGTGGCATAtctccttccaccctcagcggatgatgatctcgaaatgcctctcgagtgtctcctcactcctcttccaccctcacctccatcctcagctccaccctcagcggatgatgagacacctgccgagtttgtggtctatccccttccaccctcagcagatgataatctcgaaacgcctctcgagtgtctcctcactcctcttccaccctcacctccatcctcagcagatgataagacacctgccgagtttctggtctatccccttccaccctcagcggatgatgatctcgaaatgcctctcgagtgtctcctcactcctcttccaccctcacctccatcctcagctccaccctcagcggatgatgagacacctgccgagtttgtggtctatccccttccaccctcagcggatgatgatctcgaaatgcctctcgagtgtctcctcactcctcttccaccctcacctccatcctcagctccaccctcagcggatgatgagaCACTTGCCGAGTTTGTGGTCTAtctccttccaccctcagcggatgatgatctcgaaacgcctctcgagtgtctcctcactcctcttccaccctcatctccatcctcagctccaccctcagtgGATGATAAGACACCTGACGAGTTTGTGGTCTATCCGCTTCCACCCTCAgtggatgataatctcgaaacacctctcgagtgtctcctcactcctcttccaccctcacctccatcctcagcggatgataagacacctgccgagtttctggtctatccccttccaccctcagcggatgatgatctcgaaacgcctctcgagtgtctcctcactcctcttccaccctcagctccaccctcagtggatgataatctcaagacacctcccttagctactcaggaggctgaggcagaaaaaccaccgaaacccgagaggcggagggccactgacgtggaaccaccacacaaacccgagaggcggagggctgCTGACCTGGAATCGCcactgaaacccgagaggcggagcggcgctgacgcgcagccatcacggaaacccgagaggcggagggccgctgacctggaatcaccaccgaaacccgagaggcggagcaccgctgacgtgcaaccatcaccgaaacccgagaggcggagcaccgctgacgcgcagccatcaccgaaacccgagaggcggagcgccgctgacctggaatcaccaccgaaacccgagaggcggagcgccgctgacgcgcagccgtcgccgaaacccaagaggcggagcgccgctgacgcgcagccgtcgccgaaacccgagaggcggagcgccgctgacgcgcagccgtcgccgaaacctgagaggcggagcgctGCTGACCTGGAATcgccaccgaaacccgagaggcggagcgccgctgacgcgcagccatcaccgaaacctgagaggcggagcgctgctgacctggaatcaccaccgaaacccgagaggcggagcgccgctgacgcgcagccgtcgccgaaacccgagaggcggagcgccgctgaggcgcagccgtcgccgaaacccgagaggcggagcgccgctgaggcgcagccgtcgccgaaacccgagaggcggagcgccgctgaggcgcagccatcgccgaaacctgagaggcggagcgccgctgacctggaatcaccaccgaaacccgagaggcggagcgccgctgaggcgcagccgtcgccgagacccgagaggcggagcgctgctgacctggaatcaccaccgaaacccgagaggcggagcgccgctgacctggaatcaccaccgaaacccgagaggcggagggccgctgacgcgcaagcatcaccgaaacccgagaggcagagcgccgctgacgcgcagccgtcgccgaaacccgagaggcggagcgccgctgacctggaatcaccaccgaaacccgagaggcggagggccgctgacgcgcaagcatcaccgaaacccgagaggcggagcgcctctgacgcgcagccgtcgccgaaacccgagaggcggagggccgctgacctggaatcaccaccgaaacccgagaggtggagcgccgctgacgcgcagccatcaccgaaacctgagaggcagagcgccgctgacgcgcagccatcactgaaacccgagaggcggagtgccgctgacgcgcagccgtcgccgaaacccgagatgcggagcgccgctgaggcgcagccgtcgccgaaacccgagaggcggagcgccgctgaggcgcagccgtcgccgaaacccgagaggcggagcgccgctgaggcgcagccgtcgccgaaacctgagaggcggagcgccgctgacctggaatcaccaccgaaacccgagaggcggagcgccgctgaggcgcagccgtcgccgaaacccgagaggcggagcgctgctgacctggaatcaccactgaaacccgagaggcggagcaccgctgacctggaatcaccatcgaaacccgagaggcggagggccgctgacgcgcAAGCATCACCAAAACCCGAGAGGCGTAGGGCtgctgacgcgcaaccatcaccgaaacccgagaggcagagggccgctgacctggaatcaccaccgaaacccgagaggcggagcgccgctgacgcgcaaccatcaccgaaacccgagaggcggaggaccgctgacctggaatcaccactgaaacccgagaggcggagggccgctgacctggaatcaccaccgaaacctgagaggcggagcgctgctgacgcgcaaccatcaccgaaacccgagaggcagagcgccgctgacgcgcagccatcaccgaaacccgagaggcggagtgccgctgacgcgcagccatcaccgaaacctgagaggcggaaggctgctgacctggaatcaccaccgaaacccgagaggtggagggccGCTGACAGGGAACGGCCACGCAAACCCCCACgcaaacccaagaggtggagggcCGCTGACAGGGAACGGCCACGCAAACCCCCAcgcaaacccaagaggcggagcgccgctgaggcgcagccgtcgccgaaacccgagaggcggagcgccactGACGCGGAATCTCCAcgcaaacccaagaggcggagggccgctgacgtggaaccgcCACacaaacccaagaggcggagggctgCTGACGTGGGACGGCCACGCAAACCCCCAcgcaaacccaagaggcggagcgccgctaaGGCGCAGCCgccgccgaaacccgagaggcggagcgccgctgacccgcagccgccgccgaaacccgagaggcggagtgccgctgacgcgcagcggtcgccgaaacccgagaggccgagcgccgctgaggcgcagccgtcgccgaaacccgagaggcggagcgccgctgacctggaatcaccaccgaaacccgagaggtggagcgccgctgacgcgcagccttcgccgaaacccgagaggcggagcgccgctgacctgcagccgtcgccgaaacccgagaggcggagcgccgctgacgcgcagccgtcgccgaaacccgagaggcggagcgccgctgacgcgcagccgtcgccgaaacccgagaggcggagcgccgctgaggcgcagccgtcgccgaaacccgagaggcggagcgccgctgacgcgcagccgtcgccaaaacccgagaggcggagcgctgcTGACctgcagccgtcgccgaaacccgagaggcggagcgccgctgacgcgcagccgtcgccgaaacccgagaggcggagcgccgctgacgcgcagccttcgccgaaacctgagaggcggagcgctGCTGAGCTGGagtcaccaccgaaacccgagaggcggagcgccgctgacgcgcagccgtcgccgaaacccgagaggcggagcgccgctgaggcgcagccgtcgccgaaacccgagaggcggagcgccgctgacgcgcagccttcgccgaaacctgagaggcggagcgctGCTGagctggaatcaccaccgaaacccgagaggcggagcgccgctgaggcgcagccgtcgccgaaacccgagaggcggagtgccgctgaggcgcagccgtcgccgaaacctgagaggcggagcgccgctgacctggaatcaccaccgaaacccgagacgcggagcgccgctgacctggaatcaccaccgaaacccgagacgCGGAGcaccgctgacgcgcagccatcatcgaaacctgagaggcggagcgccgctgacctggaatcaccaccgaaacccgagaggcagagcgctgctgacgcgcagccgtcgccgaaatctgagaggcggagcgccgctgacgcgcagccgtcgccgaaacccgagaggcggagcgccgctgacgcggaACCGCCTcgcaaacccaagaggcggagggcagCTGACAttgaaccatcatcacccgaacccaagaggcggagggtcggTGACGTGGAACTGCCACGCAAACCCAAGAGGCCGAGGGCTGCCGACGTGGAACCATCATtacctgaacccaagaggcggagagTCGGTGACGTGGAACTGCCACGCAAACGCAAGAGGCCGCAGGCCGCCGACGTGGAACCATCAttacccgaacccaagaggcggagggtcggtgacgtgcaaccatcatcacccggacgcaagaggcggaggttgaattAG